The following are encoded in a window of Chloroflexota bacterium genomic DNA:
- a CDS encoding CoB--CoM heterodisulfide reductase iron-sulfur subunit B family protein, with protein MTTTTYAYYPGCTLHSSAKEYDVSARLVCEKLGISLKELEGWTCCGASSAHTTSELLGVALPARDLQTAERMGLPLAVACAMCFSRLKYTAHELTDKAKLDIVNRLLGTEFGNHTEVVHLLQILHERRGSMPLKKSLKGLKVASYYGCLLVRPREVTNFDDPENPEMMDRLMGSLGAQAIEWDFKTACCGASLPLSRHDIVLKLSHRILSQAKQLGADCVAVACPMCQSNLDMYQKEIEAAYKDKIDLPILYFTQLVGLALELSPKQLLLDKHFADPLPVLKSKGLA; from the coding sequence ATGACTACAACTACATATGCTTATTATCCCGGCTGCACTCTTCACTCTTCGGCAAAAGAGTATGATGTGTCGGCTCGCCTCGTATGCGAGAAACTGGGCATCAGTCTGAAGGAGTTGGAGGGCTGGACCTGCTGTGGGGCCTCTTCAGCACACACCACAAGTGAGCTGCTGGGCGTTGCTCTGCCCGCCCGCGATCTTCAAACAGCAGAGAGGATGGGGCTGCCGTTGGCGGTTGCCTGTGCCATGTGTTTCTCCCGGCTGAAGTACACTGCCCATGAACTGACTGATAAGGCAAAGCTGGATATCGTCAACCGGCTGCTCGGTACGGAGTTCGGTAATCATACCGAGGTGGTACACCTGCTTCAGATACTGCATGAGAGAAGAGGGAGCATGCCTTTGAAGAAGTCGCTCAAGGGACTGAAAGTGGCTTCCTACTATGGCTGCCTGCTCGTTCGCCCGCGTGAGGTCACCAATTTTGACGATCCTGAAAATCCTGAGATGATGGACAGGCTGATGGGGTCACTGGGGGCACAGGCGATTGAGTGGGATTTCAAGACCGCATGCTGTGGAGCCAGTCTTCCTCTTAGCAGGCATGATATTGTCTTGAAGCTCTCCCATCGGATACTTTCCCAGGCTAAGCAACTGGGTGCCGACTGCGTTGCGGTAGCCTGTCCCATGTGCCAGAGTAATCTGGATATGTACCAGAAGGAAATCGAAGCAGCATACAAGGACAAGATTGATCTGCCCATCCTGTATTTTACCCAGCTTGTCGGACTGGCCCTGGAATTATCGCCAAAACAGTTGCTTCTGGATAAGCATTTCGCTGATCCACTGCCGGTGTTGAAGAGCAAGGGATTGGCTTAG
- a CDS encoding 4Fe-4S dicluster domain-containing protein: MTLASINPSPLSDLRTFVESQSGQKVLDCYQCGKCSAGCPVDYAMDLGPRQIMRSIQLGLKDEVLKSTTIWLCVSCHTCSSRCPAKIDIARVMESLRLLAAAEGSKSAEKDVELFHRIFLNVLQRFGRAHEFALAASYNVQSRHLFANMSLVPAMFSRGKLAILPPAVKGASEVRGIFGKVKAMEKDRPPISKEK; encoded by the coding sequence GTGACGCTAGCCAGTATTAATCCATCGCCGCTGAGTGACCTGCGTACCTTTGTAGAAAGCCAGAGCGGTCAAAAAGTCCTCGACTGCTACCAGTGCGGCAAATGCAGTGCCGGTTGCCCTGTTGATTATGCTATGGATCTGGGTCCTCGCCAGATCATGCGTTCCATCCAGCTCGGACTGAAAGACGAAGTCCTGAAGAGCACGACCATCTGGCTCTGTGTTTCCTGTCATACCTGCTCCTCGCGCTGTCCGGCTAAGATCGACATCGCCCGGGTGATGGAATCCCTGAGACTGCTGGCTGCTGCCGAGGGAAGCAAGTCGGCGGAGAAGGATGTCGAACTCTTCCATCGCATATTTCTCAATGTTTTGCAGCGCTTCGGTCGGGCCCACGAGTTCGCACTGGCTGCCTCATACAATGTGCAGAGCAGGCACCTCTTTGCCAACATGTCGCTGGTGCCGGCAATGTTCTCCAGAGGCAAGCTTGCCATCCTGCCCCCTGCGGTCAAGGGGGCATCCGAGGTCAGAGGGATTTTCGGCAAAGTGAAGGCGATGGAGAAAGACCGGCCGCCGATCTCAAAAGAGAAATAA
- a CDS encoding CoB--CoM heterodisulfide reductase iron-sulfur subunit A family protein yields MARIGVFICHCGTNIAGTVDIARVIETTRQMPMVTHVEENKYNCSEPGQAAIRDAIIKNRLNRVVIAACSPRMHENTFRRTVSAAGLNPYLMEVANLREHCSWVHCDEKESATDKAIALIRMAVAKVARHEALFPKQVPITKKTLVIGGGIAGIQAALDIANAGHKVVLVERESTIGGRMAQLDKTFPTLDCSSCILTPKMVDVAQHPNITLLTYAEVKEVKGFVGNFEVSILQKVRKVDHVKCTGCGTCWQKCPEKVDSEFHLKLGKRPAVYIPFPQAVPPKPVIDTEHCRYMKYLRFIEEGKPGKPPPQCRICEKLCPTQAIDWQQEEITFTDKFGAIVVATGYKTFDPKVYTELGAGKYPDVITGLELERLMSASGPTSGEVKRPSDGTHPKEVVFLTCVGSRDEQRGYPYCSKVCCMYIAKHAIMLKEHDPEVHCYVFYMDVRAVSKDYEEFYKRAQESGATYIRGKISRISQQGDKLIVRGEDTLLGEMIEIPADMVVLGVGMEHNPGASVLAQTLKVSYDINEFFIEAHPKLRPVETMSDGIFVAGACVGPRDIPESVASGSAAAAKVAALFSQDFLVTDPMVAAVDQVKCSGCLMCTKVCPFKAIDTKVLRDGRTVAVVNESLCKGCGLCVSTCRFGAANLRGFTQQQLLAELEQILV; encoded by the coding sequence ATGGCCAGGATTGGAGTTTTTATATGCCACTGTGGCACTAATATCGCTGGGACCGTAGATATCGCCAGGGTAATTGAAACGACCCGGCAGATGCCAATGGTAACTCATGTGGAGGAGAATAAATACAATTGCAGTGAACCTGGTCAGGCTGCTATTCGGGATGCCATTATAAAGAACCGACTCAACAGGGTCGTTATTGCGGCCTGTTCGCCGCGCATGCACGAAAATACTTTTCGCAGGACTGTTTCTGCTGCTGGACTCAATCCCTACCTCATGGAGGTAGCTAATCTGCGGGAGCACTGCAGTTGGGTGCATTGTGATGAGAAGGAAAGCGCTACCGACAAGGCCATCGCGTTAATCAGGATGGCGGTAGCCAAGGTTGCCCGCCACGAGGCGCTCTTTCCGAAGCAGGTACCGATCACGAAGAAGACTCTGGTTATCGGCGGCGGCATCGCCGGTATCCAGGCTGCTTTGGATATCGCCAACGCTGGCCATAAGGTTGTTCTGGTAGAGCGTGAGTCTACCATCGGCGGGCGCATGGCTCAACTGGATAAGACCTTCCCAACCTTGGACTGCTCCTCATGTATTTTGACGCCTAAGATGGTTGATGTGGCCCAGCATCCTAACATTACTCTCCTTACTTATGCCGAAGTGAAGGAAGTCAAGGGCTTTGTGGGCAATTTCGAGGTCAGCATCCTGCAAAAGGTGCGGAAGGTAGATCACGTGAAATGTACTGGCTGCGGCACCTGCTGGCAGAAATGCCCGGAGAAGGTGGACTCGGAGTTTCATCTGAAGCTGGGCAAACGCCCGGCTGTATATATTCCTTTCCCGCAAGCAGTCCCTCCCAAGCCTGTCATTGATACCGAACATTGCCGCTATATGAAATACCTCCGGTTCATCGAGGAGGGTAAGCCTGGCAAACCACCGCCCCAATGCCGTATCTGCGAGAAGCTCTGTCCGACACAGGCAATCGACTGGCAGCAAGAGGAGATCACTTTCACTGATAAGTTTGGGGCCATTGTTGTAGCCACTGGCTACAAGACCTTCGATCCCAAGGTTTACACCGAACTGGGGGCCGGGAAGTATCCTGATGTGATCACCGGTTTGGAGCTGGAGCGACTGATGAGCGCCTCCGGCCCTACTAGCGGTGAGGTGAAGCGCCCCTCGGACGGCACGCATCCCAAGGAGGTCGTCTTTTTGACCTGCGTTGGCTCCAGGGACGAGCAGAGAGGCTATCCGTACTGCAGCAAGGTCTGCTGCATGTACATTGCCAAGCACGCCATCATGCTCAAAGAGCATGACCCCGAGGTGCATTGCTATGTCTTCTACATGGACGTCAGGGCAGTGAGCAAGGATTATGAAGAGTTTTATAAACGCGCCCAGGAAAGTGGCGCCACCTACATACGGGGGAAGATCTCCAGAATAAGTCAGCAGGGCGACAAATTAATAGTGCGTGGTGAAGACACCCTCCTGGGTGAAATGATCGAAATCCCGGCAGATATGGTGGTACTGGGCGTGGGCATGGAGCATAACCCCGGGGCATCCGTACTGGCCCAGACGCTGAAAGTCAGTTACGATATCAACGAGTTTTTCATTGAGGCACACCCCAAGCTGCGCCCTGTGGAGACTATGAGCGATGGCATATTCGTCGCCGGCGCCTGTGTTGGGCCTCGGGACATACCGGAATCTGTTGCCTCTGGAAGTGCTGCTGCCGCCAAGGTGGCAGCACTTTTCAGCCAGGATTTCCTGGTCACCGATCCTATGGTGGCTGCCGTGGATCAGGTGAAGTGCAGCGGATGTCTCATGTGCACGAAAGTCTGTCCCTTCAAAGCCATTGACACCAAGGTGCTGAGGGATGGTCGCACGGTGGCGGTGGTGAACGAGAGCCTCTGCAAGGGCTGTGGCTTGTGCGTTTCCACCTGCCGTTTTGGAGCAGCCAACCTGCGCGGGTTCACCCAGCAGCAGTTGTTGGCTGAACTTGAACAGATCTTGGTTTAA
- a CDS encoding (Fe-S)-binding protein: protein MAEVGGEALRQCYQCGLCTGTCPWNLVKSFPTRKLIHQAQLGVVDFEGEDTWTCATCRACVVRCPRGVAIIDIMKALRNIVVEMGAGHMPDSLRVTLKNIAGTGNPLGEAPEKRTDWASGLDVNIFTKDTDVLYFSCCIPAYDSSIKRVARATARILKKAGVDFGILGRPESCCGESVRKSGNESLFQKLAQSNIGAFLENGVNRIVVTSPHCYHTFKNEYPKLGGSFEVIHYTQYLLELIKDGRLKPTRELNLKVTYHDPCYLGRHNNVYDEPREVLKSIPGLELVEMPDYGANSLCCGGGGGRIWMETKKGERLSDLRLDQAVGTGASVLVAACPYCMLNFEDSVLTTDKSDIIKVRDISELILESI from the coding sequence GTGGCCGAGGTAGGTGGTGAGGCGCTCAGGCAGTGCTATCAGTGCGGACTGTGTACTGGCACCTGCCCCTGGAATTTGGTCAAGAGTTTCCCCACACGCAAGTTAATACATCAGGCTCAACTGGGTGTGGTTGACTTTGAGGGCGAAGATACGTGGACGTGTGCCACCTGCCGGGCCTGTGTGGTTCGCTGCCCCCGCGGGGTGGCCATAATCGACATCATGAAGGCCCTTCGCAACATAGTAGTGGAGATGGGAGCTGGCCACATGCCGGATTCCCTTCGGGTAACGCTGAAAAACATCGCTGGAACAGGCAATCCTCTGGGAGAGGCACCAGAAAAGCGGACGGATTGGGCCAGTGGTCTGGACGTTAATATCTTTACTAAGGACACTGATGTACTCTACTTCTCCTGTTGTATACCGGCCTATGACTCCAGTATAAAGAGGGTAGCCCGTGCCACAGCCAGAATCCTCAAGAAGGCAGGGGTAGACTTTGGCATCTTGGGGCGGCCTGAGAGTTGCTGCGGCGAAAGCGTTCGAAAATCGGGCAACGAGAGCCTGTTCCAGAAGCTGGCACAAAGTAATATCGGTGCCTTTTTGGAGAATGGGGTCAATAGAATTGTCGTGACATCACCCCATTGCTATCACACCTTTAAGAATGAGTATCCCAAGTTGGGAGGCAGTTTCGAGGTGATCCACTATACTCAATACCTGTTGGAGCTTATCAAAGACGGCAGGTTAAAGCCCACCAGGGAATTGAACCTGAAGGTTACCTACCATGACCCATGCTACCTGGGACGTCACAACAACGTCTACGACGAGCCGAGGGAGGTTCTGAAGAGCATCCCCGGTTTGGAGTTGGTGGAGATGCCCGATTATGGCGCCAACAGTCTCTGTTGTGGTGGTGGTGGTGGGAGGATATGGATGGAGACCAAGAAGGGTGAAAGGCTTTCTGATCTCAGGCTGGATCAGGCGGTCGGGACTGGTGCCAGCGTACTGGTTGCTGCGTGTCCCTACTGCATGCTCAATTTTGAGGACAGCGTACTTACCACAGACAAGAGCGATATTATCAAGGTCAGGGATATCTCAGAGCTGATTCTTGAGTCAATCTAG
- a CDS encoding (Fe-S)-binding protein — protein MNFWDGQLSYIQNIFLPIIIGVLVLSPALAAAFAFGFVRRWLLWRVGGKDSRKDNMIGRIKDTIAVALANVRILSESYPGWMHFMIVWGAILFVLGKLIRLFSYTVHINNPPQDVFLYASLASEVGAVLIIVGGLLAVFRRYILKPPRLDTKSDDTLIFLWVFVILLTGFIVKGFRIATADTPPTDWDKWAPVSYGFSKILPAFARTYYNQILVWHRVLFHTAVAFMFLAYIFLTRSRLQHVLLSPLNVFFRSSKPKGALTPINLETAESYGASKIENFTWKQLLDLDACTRCGRCQDNCPANISGKALSPKKVIQDLKDHLYEVYPVPLWRKPKEPRRDMINDVITQEVIWDCTTCGACQQACPVYIEHIDKIVDMRRNLALERAEFPEAAQGALQSLGTRGHPWRGTTATRTDWISGLGVKVLSEKADVDMLYWVGCTAALEDRNMKVAIATAKVMQAAGINFGILGVEEGCCGDPARRMGDEYLFQTLCQKNIEVLKNYNIKKIVCSCPHCFNTLKNEYSQFGGNFEVIHHSELISGLISQGKLKLGGIDSLSVAYHDSCYLGRHNNILRQPREVLDSIKGIKRVELPRHGMKGFCCGGGGGHMWMEEPPEKRLNTRRTDEVIQAKVNCVATACPYCLSMFEDGLKAKEVEESIKAMDLSELVVKALSGADAKK, from the coding sequence ATGAACTTTTGGGATGGCCAGCTCTCATATATCCAGAATATCTTCCTGCCGATAATAATCGGGGTTCTAGTGCTCAGCCCTGCCTTGGCAGCCGCCTTCGCCTTTGGCTTCGTCAGACGGTGGCTGCTGTGGCGTGTGGGTGGCAAGGATTCCCGAAAAGATAACATGATTGGCCGTATCAAGGACACGATTGCAGTGGCCCTGGCCAATGTGAGAATCCTCAGTGAATCCTATCCTGGCTGGATGCACTTTATGATCGTCTGGGGGGCCATCCTCTTCGTGCTGGGCAAGCTCATCCGGCTATTCTCCTATACCGTCCATATAAATAATCCACCGCAGGACGTGTTTCTCTATGCCTCGCTTGCTTCGGAGGTCGGTGCTGTACTGATCATCGTGGGCGGGCTGTTGGCTGTATTCCGAAGGTATATCCTGAAGCCGCCCCGTCTGGACACCAAGTCCGATGATACGCTGATCTTCCTCTGGGTATTTGTCATACTGCTCACTGGCTTTATTGTCAAGGGCTTTCGCATCGCCACTGCCGACACGCCCCCTACCGATTGGGACAAATGGGCGCCAGTGAGCTACGGTTTCTCTAAGATACTTCCTGCCTTCGCCAGAACATATTATAACCAGATCCTCGTATGGCACCGGGTGTTGTTCCATACTGCAGTGGCGTTCATGTTCCTGGCGTACATTTTCCTGACCCGATCCCGCCTGCAGCACGTCTTACTATCACCCTTGAATGTCTTCTTCCGCTCCTCGAAACCGAAGGGGGCGCTTACCCCGATAAATCTGGAGACTGCTGAAAGCTACGGCGCCTCCAAGATCGAAAACTTCACCTGGAAGCAATTGCTCGATCTCGATGCCTGCACTCGCTGCGGTCGCTGCCAGGATAACTGCCCGGCCAATATCAGCGGCAAGGCGCTCTCGCCCAAGAAGGTTATCCAGGACCTGAAGGACCACCTTTATGAGGTGTACCCCGTACCCCTGTGGAGAAAACCCAAGGAACCGCGAAGAGATATGATCAATGACGTCATAACACAAGAGGTTATCTGGGATTGCACCACCTGCGGCGCCTGCCAGCAGGCATGCCCCGTCTACATTGAACACATCGACAAGATAGTCGATATGCGCCGCAACCTGGCATTGGAGAGAGCCGAATTCCCCGAAGCCGCCCAGGGAGCTCTGCAAAGCCTGGGTACCAGAGGCCACCCCTGGAGAGGCACCACGGCAACGAGAACGGACTGGATCAGCGGCCTGGGGGTAAAGGTGCTCTCAGAGAAAGCGGATGTAGACATGCTGTACTGGGTGGGCTGCACTGCCGCCCTTGAAGACAGGAATATGAAGGTGGCTATTGCCACAGCCAAGGTGATGCAGGCGGCGGGGATCAATTTTGGGATACTGGGGGTAGAGGAGGGCTGTTGTGGTGATCCTGCCCGCAGGATGGGCGATGAATACCTCTTCCAGACGCTCTGCCAGAAGAACATCGAGGTTCTTAAAAATTACAATATCAAGAAGATCGTGTGCAGTTGCCCCCACTGCTTCAATACCCTGAAGAATGAATATTCACAGTTTGGCGGCAACTTTGAAGTTATTCACCATTCTGAACTGATTTCCGGTTTGATCTCTCAAGGTAAGCTGAAGCTTGGCGGCATAGATAGTCTGAGTGTGGCTTATCATGACTCATGCTACCTGGGCCGCCATAATAACATTCTCCGGCAACCCAGAGAGGTTCTGGACTCCATCAAGGGGATCAAAAGGGTAGAGCTGCCCCGACATGGGATGAAAGGCTTTTGCTGTGGTGGTGGCGGCGGCCACATGTGGATGGAGGAGCCACCTGAGAAGCGACTGAATACAAGGCGGACTGACGAGGTAATTCAGGCTAAGGTGAACTGCGTAGCCACTGCATGTCCCTACTGCCTCTCGATGTTCGAAGACGGCCTGAAAGCCAAGGAGGTCGAAGAGTCCATAAAGGCGATGGACTTGAGTGAGCTCGTGGTTAAGGCACTATCCGGGGCCGATGCCAAGAAGTAA
- a CDS encoding 4Fe-4S binding protein, with product MAEASRLGVFLCQCNGRVNGSLPLDQVRRFLEQKQPGLPVIIADNLCQASVLSGLIREHKISPAVLGGCSQLKSKLGFWEEPEVCSLDPDSIGIVDLVRETAASYKDTELIERAKLLLWAQVKRQAKFSGVPQKARKLRFARPQGEISRRDLFQSLFPKYQVAPYIEALRCVGERCELCRQSCAFNAVIVDDKGVSIDSLACNGCGACTAVCPHRAIIYPNCSSDQLEAELEGLLSGDSDVLQPRIVAVVCQSSRHSSSDSDINIFKNTPSVLPIEIPCLFMVSPWLMLRAFDLGAQGLALIYNREKCQFKFDSKKWQETVQFVQALLDHWGIQQERVSAFEDKNVEQELPRFGRRMANLAPILLRSSHPAELPVEGMLLPALIRGMGEKLGVASVGVISSGAVPFGKLTLDSSQCTGCGLCAADCPTEALTVLPGSDSYSLTLRQESCVGCGLCIKVCPERCLKLEKILDLGKLGYQSETITEGDFVRCKVCDAPIAPRAMIDKVRARITAAGGVTSQLETCPDCRMRTKPRLSKSGVGV from the coding sequence ATGGCTGAGGCATCACGGCTTGGAGTCTTCCTCTGTCAATGCAATGGCAGAGTGAATGGCAGTTTGCCGTTAGACCAGGTACGCCGGTTCCTGGAGCAGAAGCAGCCGGGTTTGCCTGTGATCATCGCTGATAATCTCTGCCAGGCTTCAGTTCTGTCCGGACTCATACGGGAGCACAAAATCAGCCCTGCTGTCCTGGGGGGCTGCTCTCAGCTAAAATCCAAGCTCGGCTTTTGGGAGGAACCGGAGGTCTGCAGCCTTGATCCGGACTCCATTGGTATAGTTGACCTGGTACGGGAGACGGCGGCCTCTTACAAAGATACGGAACTGATTGAGAGAGCCAAGCTCCTGCTGTGGGCTCAGGTAAAGCGCCAGGCTAAGTTCAGTGGCGTGCCCCAGAAAGCTCGGAAACTGCGTTTCGCCAGACCTCAAGGTGAGATCAGCCGTCGGGATCTATTCCAGTCGCTCTTCCCCAAGTATCAGGTGGCACCCTACATAGAGGCGCTCAGGTGTGTCGGGGAGAGGTGTGAACTGTGTCGCCAGAGTTGTGCTTTCAATGCTGTAATAGTCGATGATAAAGGTGTTTCCATTGACAGCCTCGCCTGCAATGGCTGCGGCGCCTGTACTGCTGTTTGCCCTCATCGAGCCATCATCTACCCCAACTGTTCCTCTGACCAGTTGGAGGCTGAATTGGAGGGGTTGCTCTCGGGTGACAGCGATGTACTGCAGCCAAGGATAGTGGCTGTGGTTTGCCAGAGCAGCCGTCATTCCTCCAGCGACTCTGATATCAACATCTTCAAAAATACTCCCAGTGTTTTGCCCATAGAGATACCGTGTTTGTTCATGGTCTCACCCTGGTTGATGCTGCGTGCTTTCGACCTGGGAGCCCAGGGACTGGCATTGATTTACAATAGAGAAAAGTGCCAGTTCAAATTTGACTCAAAGAAGTGGCAGGAAACCGTGCAATTTGTGCAGGCACTACTGGATCACTGGGGTATTCAACAGGAGCGTGTGAGTGCCTTTGAAGATAAGAACGTGGAACAGGAGTTGCCCCGTTTTGGCCGGAGGATGGCCAATCTTGCTCCAATACTGCTCAGGTCATCTCATCCCGCAGAATTGCCAGTGGAAGGCATGCTGCTGCCGGCTCTCATTCGCGGTATGGGAGAAAAGCTGGGAGTGGCTTCAGTTGGAGTGATCTCATCAGGTGCGGTGCCTTTTGGGAAGTTGACGCTGGATAGCTCCCAGTGTACCGGTTGTGGCCTTTGTGCTGCAGACTGCCCGACAGAGGCATTGACTGTTCTGCCTGGCTCGGACTCGTACAGCCTGACCTTGCGACAGGAGTCGTGCGTGGGCTGTGGCCTGTGCATCAAGGTGTGTCCGGAGAGATGCCTTAAACTGGAGAAGATACTGGATCTGGGCAAACTGGGCTATCAATCAGAGACAATCACTGAGGGTGATTTCGTGCGATGCAAAGTGTGTGATGCGCCGATTGCGCCGAGGGCCATGATAGATAAAGTACGAGCCAGGATCACTGCGGCAGGCGGGGTAACCTCACAGTTGGAGACCTGTCCTGACTGCAGGATGAGAACCAAGCCCCGCCTTTCAAAAAGTGGTGTTGGAGTGTAG
- the nrfD gene encoding polysulfide reductase NrfD: MQLSFTPIQGSSKKYKILVAVLFALVLTGIIAYIVSYLEGFRLWGINNSVIWGQSITVDFFFIGLSAGSLVVSSLTYVLGQERYKPIGRVAVFMGLLLMMGAMLCVLTDLGRIEKLWRLFMFFYLNNMKSMFAINGIFYGGYILLLLTYFGAALANSKLTKFIAPVAVLWAVLVHMGTGAIVGFIETRGIFYSPLKPVEFISAAFASGLALVMFLSFVTLKFSKRPFDKQMYVSLARMLSVLIIVLVVLVVTDKMTHFYPPVRDSVLFLTQGPWSWIFWVGQVLMGYIIPLVILFHPKWGKSLKGIMIACAICVIGILGERAAIIFPGLSQPLQYYPGEIEGIWGARGGFPIMPAETLMTIGIFAFLGLIYVLGLKYLQLLPAPNPEEAAHEATGGATEHKDIGADGGTT, from the coding sequence ATGCAACTGAGTTTTACCCCGATTCAAGGTAGCTCGAAGAAATACAAGATACTGGTGGCGGTTCTTTTTGCCTTGGTGCTCACCGGAATCATTGCCTATATAGTCAGCTACCTTGAAGGCTTCAGGCTGTGGGGTATCAATAATTCGGTGATCTGGGGGCAGTCTATTACGGTCGACTTCTTCTTCATCGGTCTCAGCGCTGGCTCACTGGTGGTCTCCTCGCTGACCTACGTTTTGGGGCAGGAACGCTACAAGCCCATCGGCAGAGTAGCTGTCTTCATGGGGCTGCTGCTGATGATGGGCGCTATGTTATGCGTGCTGACCGATTTGGGCCGGATAGAGAAGCTGTGGCGGCTTTTCATGTTCTTCTACCTCAACAACATGAAATCCATGTTTGCCATTAACGGCATCTTCTACGGAGGGTACATCCTGCTCCTGTTGACCTATTTTGGGGCAGCACTGGCCAATAGCAAGTTGACCAAGTTCATTGCCCCTGTGGCTGTCCTCTGGGCCGTACTGGTGCACATGGGCACCGGGGCCATAGTCGGGTTCATCGAAACCAGAGGTATCTTTTATTCACCGTTGAAGCCGGTGGAATTTATCTCCGCTGCCTTTGCCTCCGGATTGGCGCTGGTGATGTTCCTCTCCTTTGTGACGCTGAAGTTCAGCAAGCGTCCGTTCGATAAGCAGATGTATGTATCACTGGCCAGGATGCTCTCGGTACTCATCATCGTTCTGGTGGTACTGGTGGTGACCGACAAGATGACTCATTTCTATCCCCCTGTACGTGACTCTGTGCTGTTCCTCACTCAGGGTCCGTGGAGCTGGATCTTCTGGGTGGGGCAGGTGCTCATGGGTTACATTATCCCGCTAGTAATCCTGTTCCACCCCAAGTGGGGCAAGAGCCTGAAAGGTATAATGATCGCCTGTGCTATCTGCGTGATCGGTATATTAGGTGAAAGAGCTGCCATCATCTTCCCAGGCCTGTCTCAGCCCCTGCAATATTACCCGGGGGAGATTGAAGGTATCTGGGGTGCGAGGGGGGGATTCCCCATAATGCCCGCCGAAACGCTGATGACCATAGGCATATTCGCATTCCTGGGGCTGATCTATGTCCTGGGGCTGAAGTATCTCCAATTGCTGCCAGCGCCAAACCCTGAAGAAGCAGCGCATGAAGCAACTGGGGGAGCGACTGAGCATAAGGATATTGGCGCAGATGGGGGTACCACATAG
- a CDS encoding 4Fe-4S dicluster domain-containing protein — MPQWGMVIDLDKCVGCQACSLACKSENNVPHGSPYEQKRHQDMYWHKVIAASEGEYPTVNTSIIPMPCMHCEHPPCVNVCPSKATYKRSDGIVMQNFRRCIGCRYCIVACPYGARNFNFKDQENKEYSRPDLPPDLGLDYGAYIGAWPYPHRTRGVVEKCTYCFHRIDEALKRIEKGVDIEIGVDVVPACVEACPTEARFFGDLDDPKSQVSELLATRSSFKLREEMSTDPKTIYLPR, encoded by the coding sequence ATGCCACAGTGGGGAATGGTCATCGATCTGGACAAGTGTGTAGGCTGTCAGGCATGTTCTCTGGCCTGTAAGTCTGAGAATAATGTCCCTCATGGTTCTCCTTATGAGCAGAAGAGACACCAGGATATGTACTGGCATAAAGTCATTGCAGCCAGCGAGGGCGAATACCCCACCGTAAATACTTCTATAATCCCCATGCCCTGCATGCACTGTGAGCATCCTCCCTGTGTGAATGTCTGCCCTTCGAAGGCGACCTACAAGAGGAGTGACGGTATCGTGATGCAGAACTTCCGCCGCTGCATCGGCTGCCGCTATTGTATTGTCGCCTGCCCCTATGGGGCCCGGAATTTCAACTTCAAGGACCAGGAAAATAAGGAGTACAGCCGCCCCGACCTGCCCCCTGATCTGGGTCTTGACTATGGGGCTTATATTGGGGCCTGGCCATATCCCCATCGAACCCGCGGTGTGGTAGAGAAATGTACCTATTGCTTCCACCGGATCGATGAGGCGTTGAAGAGGATAGAAAAGGGTGTGGACATTGAAATAGGCGTCGACGTCGTGCCAGCCTGCGTTGAAGCCTGCCCTACAGAAGCCAGATTCTTTGGGGACCTGGACGACCCGAAGAGCCAGGTCTCAGAATTGCTGGCTACCAGGAGCTCTTTCAAATTGCGAGAGGAAATGTCTACGGATCCGAAGACGATTTATCTCCCCAGGTAA